CCGTGCTGCATGAGCGGCTGATGGCGGCGCTCACCACGCGCGAAGGAGGACGCTTCCTCGCGGAGCTGCCCTCGCGCGTCTGGCTGGAGGTGAATGTCCGCGCCGTGGGCGACGAGACGTGGGTGCTGGCCGCGGACATCACCCGCCGCCAGCAGGCCGAGGACGAGGTGGCGCGCACCGTGGAGCGCTTCCGCCAGCTCGGCGAGCGCTTCCAGGTGGCCCTGGAGTCCGCGCAGATGGCCGTCTGGGAGACGAACCTCGTCACCGGACACGTGTTCCGCTCCGAAGCGCATGACCGGCTCTACGGCTACCCCCAGCCGCTGGAGGAGTGGACACACGAGCGGTTCCTCGCCTCCATCCACCCGGAGGACCGGCCCGCGGTGGAGGCCCAGGTCGCCGCCATCTCCTCCGGGGGCGTGGACGCCTACGCCTCCACCTTCCGCACCCGCTGGCCGGACGGGACGTGGCACTGGCTCACCAGCCGCGCCACGGTGCTGCGCGACGCGGCGGGAGAGGTGGTGGTGGTGCGCGGAGCCATCCTCGACATCACCGCGCTGAAGGAGACGGAGGCCGCGCTCCAGGAGGCGGTGCGCACGCGCGACGACTTCCTGTCCCTGGCCAGCCACGAGCTGCGCACGCCGCTCACCTCGCTGCGCCTCCAGCTCCAGATGCTCCGGCGCATCGCGGACACCACGCCCGGAGAGCCGCTCGGCGCCGTGAAGGTGGCGGCGAAGCTGGACACCACCGAGCGCCAGCTCCGCAGGCTGGGCGCGCTGGTGGAAAACCTGCTGGACGTCAGCCGCATCCAGACGGGCAAGCTGGACTTCCAGTTCAGCGAAGGCGACCTGGCGGCGGTGGTGTCGGACCTCGTCGCGCGCTTCGCGGACGAAGCGCGGCAGGCGGGCGTGATTCTCAGTGCGCGGGTGGACGGGCCGGTGCACGGCCGCTTCGACCGGCTGCGCATGGAGCAGGTGGTGAACAACCTGCTGGTCAATGCCCTGCGCTACGGCGCGGGCACCCCCGTGCGCGTGTCGCTGACCCACGAGGAAGGCACCACCCGGCTGGTGGTGCGCGACGGAGGACCGGGCGTGCCGGAGACGGACCGCGAGCGCATCTTCGAGCGCTTCGCGCAGAACCACCATGCCTCGTACAAGGGCGGCCTGGGGCTGGGGCTCTACATCGTGCGGCAGATTGTCGAGGCGCACGGGGGCCGCGTCCACGTGGAGGACGCGCCCGGAGGCGGCGCGGCCTTCGTGGTGGACCTGCCGCTGTAGGGCCGCGGCTCAGGCCGCGTCGGGCTCGTCCCGGATGAAGGAGAAGCCCTCCGACGCGTCCAGCCGGTAGCCGGGGTCCTCGAACACCACCCGCGTGCCGGTGCCCTCCAGCAGCTCGCGCAGGTAGCTCACGTGGACGCGCAGCGAGTTGTCGTGCAGGCGTGGGTCATGGTCCGTGTCCCACATGGCGCGCACGCACTCCTCCTTCGACAGCGTGCGTCCCGGCTGCCGGGCCAGCGCGTACAGCAGCCGACGCGGGAGGGCCCGCTTCGCCAGGGACACGGTGCGCCCCGCGACACGCAGCTCGTGCTGGCGCGCGTCCACCACCACCGCGTCTGGCGCGCCAGCGGAGGCGTCCAGGCCGGGCCTCGGGTCCCCTGGCGCCGCCGCCGGGGATGGGGCCAGCGCGCGGGCCAGCTCCGGAATCAGCTCCGGGTCCACCTCGCCCTCCGCGGCTTCGCGCGCCGCGGCCTCCAGCGCCGCCTGGGCCTCCGCGCCCCGCTCGGCCCGCTGGTGGAGCAGGGCCCGCGACAGGTGGCCCAGCGCGCGCTCCAGCGCGAAGTCCTCTCCGCGCGCCAGCGGCTCCAGCGAGGCGAGCAGCCCCGTGACTCGCACGCTGTCGCCCTGCGCCGCGGCCTGGAGCGCGGCGAGCGCACGCTGACGTGCGGCCACTCCCGGGCGCACCTCGCGCGGCTCCACGGTGACGGGCAGCGCCACCTGCCGCTTCACGTCCGAGGCGCGCGCCACCTCCGCCGCGCGGGCCAGGCCGCTCGCGCCCCGGGCCCGGGCGTCGGACTCCACCACGTCCAGCAGCGCCAGCCCCTCCGCGCGCCGGCCCAGCTCCAGCAGCATGCGTCCGGCGGCGACGCGGGAGAGGTGACGGATGAAGAGGTAGCCCGCGTGCTCGGCCCGGGCCTCCGTCTCCCGCAGCTCGGCGAGCGCGGCCCGGCGCTCGCCCCGGTCCGCCCGGCACCACGCGGCGATGCAGTCCAGCTCCAGCGCCAGCCGGGGGGCGCCGAGCTGCCCCAGCCGCTCGCGCGCGTTCGACAGCGCGGTCTCCGCCTCCGTGAAGCGCCCCAGCCGGCTGAGGATGCCCGCGGACAGGGCCGTCACCATCGGCCCCCGCGAGTCGAGCGGCGTGCCCTCCAGCAGGGACATGCACCGGGCCAGCGGCTCCGCCAGCTCGCTGTCGCGGCCCTCAATCCAGAGCATCAGCACGCGGGCATACGCGCACCAGCCCAGCACCCGCCGGTCCTCCGACGCGGCCGCCGCGCCATCCACCATCTCCAGGGACTCGGCCATCCGGTCCTGGAAGAAGCGCAGCGCGGCCCAGGCCAGCAACTGCTGGAGGAAGACCTCCGGCGCGCGCGGCATGGGCATGGACCCGAGCGTCCGCTCACACGTGTCCAGCTCCAGCGAGAAGAGCGCCACGCGCACCAGCACCGTGCCCACGTCCTCCCGGAGCGCGTCGTCGCCGCCGGACGGCGCGGTCTCCAGCGAGGCGCGCAGCTCCCGCAGCTCCGTCAGGGCGTGACGCAGGTCGAGCAGGCGCACCAGCGCGCGCGCACGGGCCAGGCGCACCCCGGGCGGGCGCGGCTCCGCGGGCAGGGAGTCGAGCAAGGAGAGCAGCTCCGCGGCGGCACCGTGCCGCACCAGCGGCTCCGCCTGCTCGACGATGAAGGCCGCGCGCTCCGCGTCACGGCCGAGCGCCTGGAGGTGGCGGCACATCGCGCGCACGCGCACCACGGTGGGCAGGGGCTCGCGCGCGAGCAGCGCCAGCAGCGCCTCGTGCGCGGCGCGCACCTCGTCCGGATTGAGCAGCGACGTGAGCGCCTCGCGCACCAGGTCGTGGACGCCGTGCCGGCCCTGCGCGTCCGTCTCCACCAGCAGCCTCGCCGCCAGCCGCCGCAGCACGTCGCCAGAGCCACTCGCGGTAGCGCCACTCGCGGTAGCGCCACCCGTGGTAGCGCCACTCGCGGTAGCGCCACCCGTGGGCGAGTCACTCCCAGGTAGCACGCCCTGGAGCGCCCGCGCCGGCAGCGGCAGCTCGCTGAGCGCCAGCACCGCCGCCAGCCGTCTCTCATCCCCGGGCAGCGCCGCCAGCGCCGCGCGCACCGGCTCCTCGTCGCCCGCGTCATCGGCATGTGCGCGGCGCAGGAGGAAGGGCAGTCCCCGGGAGCGGGCCCACGCGGAGTCAAAGCCCTCGCGCGTGCCGTACAGCGAGTCCAGTTGCTCCCACAGGGCGCGGGCGGCGGGCTCCGGCAGGCCGTCCAGGCGAAGCTCGAAGCGGTCCGGGCTGGTGGTGCGTCGGGGCACCGCCTCGCGAGAGGTGGCCAGCAGCGCCCCCTGCCGCAGGCGCCCGCCCACCTCCTCCAGCAGCGCGGCGCGCTCCTCGGGCTTCAGTCCATGCAGGTCGTCCAGCACGCACAGCGCGCGGCGTGCCTCCAGTTCGCGCGCCAGGTCCTCCAGGCGTGACGCATCCGACAGGGCCTGCGCGACGGGGGCTTCGCGCAGCAGGCGGCGCACGTCGTCCACCACCGCGTCCAGCGTGTCACCGGGACGGATGCGGCGGTGCACGACGGGGCCCCGGTAGCGCGCGGCCACGGCCGCCGCCAGCGCGGACTTGCCTACACCGGGCAGGCCGTAGACGACGCCCGTCCGGACACGCCGCAGCATGCTGCCCAGGCGCTGCACCTCCTCGGCACGGCCCACGAAGACAGCGGGGGGCCCCAGGCCCTGACGAGACGACGTGTGCATTCCTGGACCATTGTAGGGCCGGAACCACCCAGGCCGCGCGGCACCGGCGCGAGGCCCCACGTCAGGCGTGGGTGTCGGCTCCCGTATACATGCGGGGCCGAGCCCCCGGCTGTACCGCACCGGAGACGGGGTTCGGCAACCGGGTGCGAGGCTCACACACTTCAGTTTCTTACATGCTGACGCCTTTCGAGAATGAATTGGCGCCGGAAGTGAAACGAGTCGCTGCTGAATCGCGCATCATGTCGCCGTTACCCGAGGCTCGGGGGCACGCTGTCCAGGTCGCCCGCCGCACCCTCAGGTCCTCCGTCCGGGGTGCTCAAGATGTGGATCGAGACCATCATCATGCCGCGCGAGGAGTCCGAGCCCTATGTGCCCGCGCAGCAGAGAGACCGACGGAACGTCCTCAAGGCCGCGGCCAACGAGGGACGGGCACTCCGTGACGCCGTGCTGGATTACCTGAGCACGCACCAGCTCTCCGACGCAGTGAAGTGGATGAGCGAGCCGGGCTTCCTTCCCATCATCACCATCCACTGCACGGACTTCGCGCTGGCGAAGCTACGCGACGCCGCCGAGTTCGTGGTGGGCTGTGCCGCCCCCGTCGAGGCCTACCCGGCCCTGGCCCAGCCAGGTCCCCACGTGGCGCCCGAGGCGCTGCTGCCCGCCGTCTCCATGTACGAGAGCCGGCTCTGACCCGCTGACCGCTCGAAGCTACCCGCGCCCGGGTTCCACCATCGTCGTGGGCTCGTGCAGGACGGGGAAGTTGACCGAGTTCGCGATGAAGCACTTCGCATGCGCCTCGTGGTGGAGCGCCTGCGCCTTCTCCCGGTCCGAGCCGGCGGTGATGGTGACTCGGGGCCGCAGCACCACTCGAGTGAAGCGGCCGCCGCCATCCGCGCTCTCGGACATGAGGCCCTCGGCCGCGTCCACGTAGTCCGTCACCACCACGCCCGCGGTGGCGCACAGGTTCAGGTACCAGAGCTTGTGACACGCGGCCAGCGAGGCCACGAGCAGCTCCTCGGGGTTCCACCGCTTCGGGTCTCCGCGGAAGGCCGGGTCCGACGAGCCCGGAATCACGGGCTTGCCCTCCACGCTCAGCTCATGCGCGCGCTCGTAGCCACGGTAGCTCGTGGTCCCCGCGCCCGTGTTGCCAGTCCACTTCAACGCCACCGCGTAGCGATGCTCCTGTCCCGACATGACGCCTCCCTGGAGGTCCAGCGCGGGTTGGATACCGCGTCGCGGGCCGCGCGTCACGGCGTTGCGATGCGGCGGTAGCGCGCCTCCAGGAGCTGGTAGACGGCGTACGCCACCAGCCCCAGCGCCACCAGCCCCAGCAGCCACGGGCCGAACGGCTGCGACGCCAGTGTCTCCAGCGCCTCGCCGAGGCCACCCGCCTCGCCCGGGTCCGCCTGCACGGCGGCCTGGAGGAAGAAGGTGCCCACCAGCAGGAACACCACCGAGCGGGCCAGTGCGCCGGCCTTGCTGATGCGCTCCACCCAGGTGCGCTGGCGCGCGGCCAGGCCCGTCAGGCTCAGCTTCTCCAGCATCTTCCCCGTCGTCGCCTGCTTGAACTGGTGCACGGCGAAGCCAATCACCGCCACGCCCACCAGGGCCACCAACACCTGGCCGAAGGGCCGCGACAGCAGCTCCGCCGTCAGGCTCTTCGTGCCGTCGCCTCCACCGCCGCCACGCCCGCGCAGCAGGTTGAAGGCGAACAGCGCGAGGCCGGCGTGAATCACTCCGCTGATGCCGAGCACGACGCGCGTCACCACGCCCTTGCCGGAGCGGCCCTTGCCCTCCACGTCCATCACCGCCTGCACGAAGCGCCAGACAGCGAAGGCCAGCAGGCCCACGCCCAGCACCACCAGCAGCACCGAGCCGAAGGGCTGGCGCGCCACTTCCTCCACCGCGCCGTGCGTGTCCGTGGCGCGGCCTCCCTCGCCCGCCGCGAGCATCAGGGCCAGCACTCCAATCACCGCGTAGACGACCGCGCGGGACGCGTAGCCCACCCGGGCCGCCAGCTCCACACCGCTCCTGCCTGCCTGCCGTCCCGCGTGCGTCATGCGTTGCAGGTCGGGCCCGCGCAGTGTTCCCGTCGCCATGTCCCCCATCCTTTCGTGCCCCCTCCAGGCGGCCTCGGGGACGATGCGCATGAGCAGACGTTCGCCCAACGAGCGCCCGGCTGGCAGCCTGCTCCAGGGGCGCGAGGCCGCGGTGCGCTCCAGCCTGGAGCCACACCGTCGGGTGACGGAGTTGGTCGGTAGCACTTCTCCCTACCCATGAGGCCGGAGGGCCGCTCCATGCCCGCATATAATGATGCGGGCTCGGGGTGGGTTGGCGTCCCCACGCTCCACCGGGCATGCTCGCGGCGGACTCCGCCCAACGCATGAACCTCCTGCCCTTCGCTGGCGTCCGCCGGCCCCCCGTCCCGCTCCCTGGCACCCACCGCGTCGCGGCTCCGGCTCCCAGCCGGAAGCCCTGGCGCCGCGCCCTGCCCTGGCTTGCCGCCGTCTTCCTCGTCGCCTGCAAGGGCTCCGCGCCCGCGCCAGCCGCCTCGGCTCCGGCTCCCGAGACGAAGCCCGCCGCGCCCGTGGCCGCTCCCGCGCTCCAGGCGCCGGACGCGGGCCCCACCGCCGTCACGCCCGTGAAGGACGACACGGCCGCGCGCGAGGAGCTGGCCGGCATCCTCACCCGCTACCGGCAGAACATCGTCCTCGCCGCGGACGAGGACACGCTGGACGAGGACACCCGCGAGCGCGCGTCCGTCATCGGCCGCATGCTCTTCGACGAGAACCGGCACGCGCTGGAGGCCCTCGGCGAGCGGCTCGGCGGCGCGCTGACGTCCGGCGCCGAGCCTGGCCCCGTCACCGCGTTCCTGGACTGGCTGGAGAAGGACGCCGAGCTGCACGACGCCGACAAGCTCGCCTTCAAGGACACGCTGGCGGACCTGCACGACGCGCTCACCGCCCTGTCCCCCGCGCCCGCGTGGAAGGCGCCGCTGCTCGCCCGCCTCGAGGACGACCAGCGCGCGCTCCAGACCATCCGGTCGCTCTACGAGAAGGAGATGCAGGCCGTCTTCGGCCGCTTCGACACCCGGGGCATGACGATGCGCCGCGAGGCCTGGGAGGCGTACCTCGCCTTCCTCAAGGGCCGCTTCACGCGCGAGTCCATCCTCCAGTCCTTCGAGGAGACGCTGGGCTCGCTGGGCGGGGGCATGCGCGGCAAGGGCCCGCGCAAGGAGGACCCGAACATCATCACCGGCAACACGCTGCCGCCGAAGACGCTGGTCCTCACCTTCGACGACGGCCCGCACCCGAAGCACACCGCCTCCATCCTCGCCACGCTGGAGAAGTTCGGCGTGAAGTCCATCTTCTTCGAGGTGGGGCAGAACGTCGCCGTGCGCACGAAGAACGCGGGCGACGCGGGCACGCTCACCCGCACGGAGGCGTCCGCGTACTCGGAGCGCATCCTCCAGGCGGGGCACATGCTCGCCAACCACTCGCTGACGCATGCCTTCCTGCCCAAGCTCAGCGACGAGCGGCTCACCCGGGAAATCGACGAGTCGAAGCGCATCATCGAGGAGGTGACGAACAGCCAGATTGCCCTCTTCCGCCCGCCCTACGGCGCGCGCAACGAGAAGGTGCACGCGGCGCTCGCGGCCCGGAAGCTCAAGGCGTACCTGTGGAACGTGGACTCGCTCGACTGGAGCGACCCCATCCCCACCTCCATCGCCAACCGCGTGGTGCAGCAGGTGGAGGCCAACGGGCGCGGCGTCATCCTCCTCCACGACGTGCACAGCCAGACGGCGGAGGCGCTCCCGCTCATCCTGGAGACGCTCCAGGCCCGGGGCTACCGCTTCGCCCTCTGGGACGGCACCACGGTGGTCGGCGATGCGGCGGACGGCGGCACGCCCCCCGCGCCCACCCCCACGCCCGGCGACCTCTACCGCGAGAGCTGGGCGGTGGTCATCGGCATCAACGCGTACCAGAAGTGGCCGAAGCTCTCCTACGCGGTGAACGACGCGGAGGGCGTGCGGGACTTGCTGGTGCGCAAGTACCGCTTCAAGCCGGAGAACGTCACCGTGCTGCTGGACGCGCAGGCCACGCGCGAGCGCATCCTCTCCGTGCTGGGGGACGCGCTGGCGGACCCGGCGAAGGTGCAGCGCGAGGACCGCGTCTTCGTCTTCTTCGCGGGCCACGGCATCACCCGCCGCCTGCCCAACGGGAAGAGCCTCGGCTACATCGTCCCGGTGGACGCGGACACGTCCAACTACCAGAGCACGGCCATCTCGATGACCAACTTCCAGGACATCAGCGAGGCCATGCCCGCCAAGCACGCCTTCTTCGTCATGGACGCCTGCTACAGCGGGCTGGCGCTGACGCGCGGCGGGGCACCGGCGGGCGCGGACGTGCGCAAGTACCTCCAGGAGGTGACGCGCCGGAGCGTGCGCCAGGTCCTCACCGCGGGCGGCGCCGACGAGCAGGTGGCGGACCAGGGCCCCAACGGCCACTCCATCTTCACCTGGACGCTGCTGCAGGGAATGGAGGGACAGGCGGACCTCAACGCCGACGGCTACGTCACCGCGTCCGAGTTGGCTGCCTACGTGGGCCCCACCGTGTCCTCACTGTCGCGGCAGACGCCCGCCTTCGGCAGCATGCCCGGCAGCGAGGGCGGCGAGTTCGTCTTCGAGCTGTCCCGCGAGGGCGAGTTCCTCAGCGAGAGCTCCGAGCAGCTCGACACCGAGGCCATCACCCTCAACGCCGAGCTGGAGCGCGTGCGCTCCGAAATCGCCGCGAAGACGGCGCGCAACGAGGCCCTGGCGCGCGAGCTGGCGGAGGCGAAGAGCCAGCTGTCCCGCCTGCAGGACGCCGGCACCACGAGCGCCGTGGCGACCACGCCGGTGCCGCCCGCCACGCCCGCGGAGGAGGCCCGCCGCCGCAGCGACCGGGGCATGACGCTCTACCGCGAGAAGCGCTACGACGAGGCCCTGGCCGAGTTCCAGGCCGCCGCGCGCCTGGACCCGACGGATGCGCAGGCCACCAACAACGTGGGCTTCGTCCACTTCCGCCGCGGCGAGTATGCCGAGGCGGTGAAGTGGCTGGAGAAGACGCTCGTGCTGGACCCGCAGCGCGCCGTGGCCTTCCTCAACCTGGGGGACGCGTACGACAAGCTGGGCAAGGGCGCGGACGCGGCGAAGGCCTACGGGCGCTACCTGGCGTTGCTGCCGGACGGCCCCGCCGCCGTCACCGTGAAGGAGAAGCTGGTGCGACTGGGCCGCTGACAGCGGCCCGCTTCAGCCGAAGCGCTCGCGGAAGGCACGCAGGTTGGGTCCATCTCCCCCGCGCTCCCACACCGCGAACACCACCCGCTCGAACACGCCGGGGAACGCGTCCAGGGCCTGGGCAAAGGCCTCCGCCGCGTCGTGCGGGTCGTTCCGGAAGGCGCCGCAGCCCCACGCGCCCAGCACCAGCGTGCGGTGGCCCTCGTGCGCCGCCACCTGGAGCACCTTGAGCGCCCGCGCCTGGAGCACCCCGGGGACCTGGGGGAGCAGGTGCGGAGCGTTCTTCGCGGCCGCTCCGGCATTGGGCGCGGGCGCGGTGATGACGGACACGGAGAAGGGCTGCTCCAGGAGCGTGAGCCCCTCGTCCCGGAAGAAGGGCACCTCGGGTGAGTAGATGAGGTGGTCCGTGTACAGCGGCGAGTGCTGCGCGCGATTGGCGTCGTAGTACTCGCGCTGAGTGAGGAGGCACGCGTACAGCGCCGAGCAGCGCGCCAGGTCCTCCTCCTGGGCCTTCGCCCCGCCCAGGAAGCCGCCGCCCGGGTTCTTCGCCGAGGCGAAGTTGAGCGCGACGGCGTCCGTCACGCCCTCCTTCTCCACCAACCGGCGCGACGCGGCGCCCGTCTTCTCCGACGTCACCTCGATGCGGGGCGGGCCCTGGCCCACGAGGCGCTCGGGCTGTGGCAGCCGCTTGAAGTCACCCGGCCGGTAGAGCGCCGTGCCCTGCATGGCGTGCTCCACCGCGTCCCGGAACGAGACGGGCCGCCCGGACGGCGCCACGTACTCCCCCCGGTGCGTGATTCCCACCGTCTCCTCTGCGAGTCCCTTCAGCGACATGGCCTGCTCCCGGCTGACAGCCACCTCACGGGCTCGGCCCGAAAGGCATGGTGTCCAATGCACACGAAGATTGACCCGGGAGCCTGACAAGCCCGGGGCGCGAGGGGGACCTGCCCCACTCGCGCCCCGGGAGTGACGACGGTGCGACTAGCGACTACTGGCAGCCGATGCGCTGGGTGCTGCTGACCGCGACGTTGTCGATGAACGTCTCGGAACCGGACGGGCCCAGCGGGTGGACGAAGCCGTAGCCCACGTTGAAGGTGTTGAAGGCGCGCATGCCGATGTTGGTGAAGTCGTGGATGAGGGTGCCGTCCACGTAGACGCGGGTGTTGCCGTGCGTGCTCGCCGCCGTGGGGCGACGGATTTCCCACTCCAGGCACACCCAGCGCCCCGCCTCCATGCCACGTGTCACCGGCTCGGGCTGACGGTTCCAGCCCTGGCCCTGGCGGAAGGACCAGTCATCCAGCGCGAAGCCCTTGTCCTGCATCACCTGCAGCTCGAAACCGCCGAAGTCCGAGCCCAGGTTCGAGACGACGAAGAACGTCCCCATCTGGCC
This genomic interval from Pyxidicoccus trucidator contains the following:
- a CDS encoding OsmC family protein; its protein translation is MSGQEHRYAVALKWTGNTGAGTTSYRGYERAHELSVEGKPVIPGSSDPAFRGDPKRWNPEELLVASLAACHKLWYLNLCATAGVVVTDYVDAAEGLMSESADGGGRFTRVVLRPRVTITAGSDREKAQALHHEAHAKCFIANSVNFPVLHEPTTMVEPGRG
- a CDS encoding sensor histidine kinase, yielding MSSVPPSAPGSPVEPPSTERSAQPAAAADEAGLSSEARLCVLREMMDEAFFSLDAHGRIRELNTRAATLLGLPAAALLGQEPWRAWPELAGSVLHERLMAALTTREGGRFLAELPSRVWLEVNVRAVGDETWVLAADITRRQQAEDEVARTVERFRQLGERFQVALESAQMAVWETNLVTGHVFRSEAHDRLYGYPQPLEEWTHERFLASIHPEDRPAVEAQVAAISSGGVDAYASTFRTRWPDGTWHWLTSRATVLRDAAGEVVVVRGAILDITALKETEAALQEAVRTRDDFLSLASHELRTPLTSLRLQLQMLRRIADTTPGEPLGAVKVAAKLDTTERQLRRLGALVENLLDVSRIQTGKLDFQFSEGDLAAVVSDLVARFADEARQAGVILSARVDGPVHGRFDRLRMEQVVNNLLVNALRYGAGTPVRVSLTHEEGTTRLVVRDGGPGVPETDRERIFERFAQNHHASYKGGLGLGLYIVRQIVEAHGGRVHVEDAPGGGAAFVVDLPL
- a CDS encoding DUF1206 domain-containing protein; the protein is MATGTLRGPDLQRMTHAGRQAGRSGVELAARVGYASRAVVYAVIGVLALMLAAGEGGRATDTHGAVEEVARQPFGSVLLVVLGVGLLAFAVWRFVQAVMDVEGKGRSGKGVVTRVVLGISGVIHAGLALFAFNLLRGRGGGGGDGTKSLTAELLSRPFGQVLVALVGVAVIGFAVHQFKQATTGKMLEKLSLTGLAARQRTWVERISKAGALARSVVFLLVGTFFLQAAVQADPGEAGGLGEALETLASQPFGPWLLGLVALGLVAYAVYQLLEARYRRIATP
- a CDS encoding polysaccharide deacetylase family protein, which encodes MNLLPFAGVRRPPVPLPGTHRVAAPAPSRKPWRRALPWLAAVFLVACKGSAPAPAASAPAPETKPAAPVAAPALQAPDAGPTAVTPVKDDTAAREELAGILTRYRQNIVLAADEDTLDEDTRERASVIGRMLFDENRHALEALGERLGGALTSGAEPGPVTAFLDWLEKDAELHDADKLAFKDTLADLHDALTALSPAPAWKAPLLARLEDDQRALQTIRSLYEKEMQAVFGRFDTRGMTMRREAWEAYLAFLKGRFTRESILQSFEETLGSLGGGMRGKGPRKEDPNIITGNTLPPKTLVLTFDDGPHPKHTASILATLEKFGVKSIFFEVGQNVAVRTKNAGDAGTLTRTEASAYSERILQAGHMLANHSLTHAFLPKLSDERLTREIDESKRIIEEVTNSQIALFRPPYGARNEKVHAALAARKLKAYLWNVDSLDWSDPIPTSIANRVVQQVEANGRGVILLHDVHSQTAEALPLILETLQARGYRFALWDGTTVVGDAADGGTPPAPTPTPGDLYRESWAVVIGINAYQKWPKLSYAVNDAEGVRDLLVRKYRFKPENVTVLLDAQATRERILSVLGDALADPAKVQREDRVFVFFAGHGITRRLPNGKSLGYIVPVDADTSNYQSTAISMTNFQDISEAMPAKHAFFVMDACYSGLALTRGGAPAGADVRKYLQEVTRRSVRQVLTAGGADEQVADQGPNGHSIFTWTLLQGMEGQADLNADGYVTASELAAYVGPTVSSLSRQTPAFGSMPGSEGGEFVFELSREGEFLSESSEQLDTEAITLNAELERVRSEIAAKTARNEALARELAEAKSQLSRLQDAGTTSAVATTPVPPATPAEEARRRSDRGMTLYREKRYDEALAEFQAAARLDPTDAQATNNVGFVHFRRGEYAEAVKWLEKTLVLDPQRAVAFLNLGDAYDKLGKGADAAKAYGRYLALLPDGPAAVTVKEKLVRLGR
- a CDS encoding TIGR02452 family protein, which translates into the protein MSLKGLAEETVGITHRGEYVAPSGRPVSFRDAVEHAMQGTALYRPGDFKRLPQPERLVGQGPPRIEVTSEKTGAASRRLVEKEGVTDAVALNFASAKNPGGGFLGGAKAQEEDLARCSALYACLLTQREYYDANRAQHSPLYTDHLIYSPEVPFFRDEGLTLLEQPFSVSVITAPAPNAGAAAKNAPHLLPQVPGVLQARALKVLQVAAHEGHRTLVLGAWGCGAFRNDPHDAAEAFAQALDAFPGVFERVVFAVWERGGDGPNLRAFRERFG
- a CDS encoding AAA family ATPase, producing MHTSSRQGLGPPAVFVGRAEEVQRLGSMLRRVRTGVVYGLPGVGKSALAAAVAARYRGPVVHRRIRPGDTLDAVVDDVRRLLREAPVAQALSDASRLEDLARELEARRALCVLDDLHGLKPEERAALLEEVGGRLRQGALLATSREAVPRRTTSPDRFELRLDGLPEPAARALWEQLDSLYGTREGFDSAWARSRGLPFLLRRAHADDAGDEEPVRAALAALPGDERRLAAVLALSELPLPARALQGVLPGSDSPTGGATASGATTGGATASGATASGSGDVLRRLAARLLVETDAQGRHGVHDLVREALTSLLNPDEVRAAHEALLALLAREPLPTVVRVRAMCRHLQALGRDAERAAFIVEQAEPLVRHGAAAELLSLLDSLPAEPRPPGVRLARARALVRLLDLRHALTELRELRASLETAPSGGDDALREDVGTVLVRVALFSLELDTCERTLGSMPMPRAPEVFLQQLLAWAALRFFQDRMAESLEMVDGAAAASEDRRVLGWCAYARVLMLWIEGRDSELAEPLARCMSLLEGTPLDSRGPMVTALSAGILSRLGRFTEAETALSNARERLGQLGAPRLALELDCIAAWCRADRGERRAALAELRETEARAEHAGYLFIRHLSRVAAGRMLLELGRRAEGLALLDVVESDARARGASGLARAAEVARASDVKRQVALPVTVEPREVRPGVAARQRALAALQAAAQGDSVRVTGLLASLEPLARGEDFALERALGHLSRALLHQRAERGAEAQAALEAAAREAAEGEVDPELIPELARALAPSPAAAPGDPRPGLDASAGAPDAVVVDARQHELRVAGRTVSLAKRALPRRLLYALARQPGRTLSKEECVRAMWDTDHDPRLHDNSLRVHVSYLRELLEGTGTRVVFEDPGYRLDASEGFSFIRDEPDAA